In the genome of Anaerolineaceae bacterium oral taxon 439, the window ACAGGCCGAAATCTGGATCGAAGAATTTTTCCGTACGATAAACGAGAACTATTCGATGCTGGACGCGTCGATTCTATATAGCGGTCAGAATGAATATTCGATCCGGGTCGCCAATAATTCGTTTCTCCCGAACCGGATTCGTTCCAGATTTGAAGATCTGCGCGCTGAAATGACGGAATATTGGATTCGTGCGGAAAATATCCGCGGCGATGATCTCGTCGATCTGCTGACGGACTGTTCTTTGGATTTGACGGTTTGGAGAAAAAGAAATGCGCCGATCCGGATTTTTTCCGGGCGGGGTTGATTCTGGAAAGTGACATGAATCAACCTTGCCAATGCACATAATTATGCTATAATGGTGCGCAAGAAAGGGAGCGTGAAATATGCCGATGATCAAACCCATTACACATCTTAGAAATACTACGGAAATATCGAACCTTTGTCACGAAAAGAAAGAGCCGCTCTTTATCACGAAGAATGGCTATGGTGATCTGGTGGTCATGAGTATAGAAGTTTACGAGGAAATGTTTGAAACGTCGCAGATCGATACCGTGATCCGCGAAGCTGAAGAGGAGTTCGCCGAGAACGGCGTTCTATTAGATGCGCGGGACGCGCTTTCTTCTCTACGTAGGAAATATTTTGGATAAGTATCTTGTAAAGATCTACGCTCGGGCTTATCGTGATTTGGATTCGATTTATGCTTACATTGCGGAAAGCCTTTCAGAGCCTGATATCGTATTGCGCACAATTAATGAATTGGAATCCGCTTTTTATAGGTTGGAAGATTTTCCGGATCGAGGTTCAATTTGTCGTAAAGCTGCCTATGCAGACCGAGGCTTTCGACAGTTGTTTGTAAAAAATTATTGCATTCTTTATCAAGTGTTGGATGAGAAGAGAGAAATACATATTTTAGGTGTGTGGAATATGCGGCGCAATTTCTAAAAAAATTCACCGCTTTCCACGCTGCGCTCCAGGCCGCGTCATTAATCCGCCGTCAAAGCTCCCGCTTCGGTACCCCCTTAAATCGAGGACGCAGCGCTCAAAGTCGAGCGCGCGCAGCCGCGTATTCAGCGCCTCCCTGGCGCTGAGAACCGTCTCCATGTCCTCCGGCGCGACTTCGATCACGGCGATCCCGGCGATCAGCCGGACGCGGCAGTCCGCAATCCCGAGCTCCCTGACGCTGCGCTCCGCTTCGGCGATCCGATCGAGATCGGCCCGCCGGATCGGTACGTTATACGGGATCCGCGTCGCGAGGCAGGGCGAGGCGGGCGCGTTCCAGGTCGGCAGTCCGAGCTCTTTCGAAAGCGCGCGGATTTCCGCCTTGGTCAGTCCGGCTTCCGCGAGCGGCGACCGCGTTCCGGTTTCCTCGACCGCCCGTCTTCCCGGGCGATAAACCTTTCCGTCGTCGGCGTTCTGTCCTTCGATAACGACCGCGGCGCCGCGTTCCCGGGCGATCGCCCAGATCCGCTCCATCATGAGCTTTTTACACCGGTAACAGCGATCGGGCGGATTCCGCAGGATTTCCGGATCTTCTTCGATTTCAACGCGGATCCATTCATGCCGGAAGCCAAAGCGCGCCGCGAACGCTTCCGCGGCGGCGCGGAGCTCAGGCGGGTTGAAATCCGAAAGGATCGTCAGCGCGCTGAACCGGTCGCCCAGGACGTCTGCGGCGACGACGGCGAGGAGGGCGCTGTCAACGCCGGCGGAGAACGCGGCGATCGCGGACGGGAACGAGCTCAGGATTTTCCGGAGGCGCTCGTATTTTTCGCGTAATTCGGGTTTCATCCGCCGTCGCAGCCCATTGCGTTAATTTTTGCGGCAAGATAGCCGGCCCCGAACCCATTGTCGATATTGACGACGGCGATCCCATTCGCGCAGGCGTTCAGCATCGTCAGCAGCGCGGCCAGCCCGTTAAACGAAGCGCCGTACCCGACGCTCGTCGGCAGCGCGATCACCGGGCAGCTGACAAGGCCGCCGACGACGCTCGCGAGCGCCCCTTCCATCCCTGCGGCGACGACGATGACACGCGAGGCGCGAATCTCGTCGAGCCGGTTGAAGAGGCGATGGATCCCGGAGACGCCGACGTCCTGGATCCGCAGCACGTCGTTCCCGATCAGCTCGGCGGTCAGCGCCGCTTCGGCGGCGACCGGCAGGTCGGCGGTTCCGGCGGTGATGACAGTGATCCCGGGACGAAGCGGTTTTTCCGGGTCGCGGATATACAGGATCTTAGCCAGCGGGTCATATTCGGTTTCGGGAAGCTCGCACTGGATTCGGCCGTAAACGTCGGCGGCGATCCGCGTCGCCATGACGCAGCGATTCTTCGCGCGCAGCCGCCGGAAAAGCGTCACGATCTGGTCGTCGCTTTTCCCCTGTCCGAAGATGACCTCGGGGAACCCGGTCCGGTTCGCGCGGTCGGTATCGAGGACGGCGAATTCGCCGACGGCTTCGGCCTTCTTTTCGCGGTAGCGCGCGAGCGCGTCGTCGGGGCTCAGCCTTCCGGCGGCGACGGATTCGAAGATTTTTTTGAGCGCGCCGTCGCTTAAATCGAGCGTTTCGGCGGCGCTCGTTTGTTGATTGCGCATGATAATCCCTCGCGTTGGCGGATCGGTTCCGCGCTTCGGGCGCGGCCGTCCGTCTTCTTTTATAATAATAAACGGATTTATCGCGCTCGCGTCTTCTAACATGAAGCGGCGAGCGGAAAGGGGCTTCATGACGATCGATCGGGATTCGGTCCGGATTCGGCGCTTCGCCGTTCTCGGCGGCGTTCTGGCGGCGGGCGCGCTGGCGTTGGCGCTGCTGGGACCGTTGCGGCTGGGCGCGCCGCCGCTGCGGAGGTCGCTTCTGAGTTGGGCGGCGGCGCTTCCGCCGGCCGCGGCGTTGATTTTCGCGGGAGCGGTCGTCAGCCGTCCGGGATTCCGGTCCGGATTGCGCGCTGCGTTTTCTGGCGGCGGGCGCCGGTTCGCGGTACTGACGACCTTGATCAGCGGCGGGGGGATCGCGGTCTGGGCGGCGCTGATCGTTCGGCTCCGCTTGGGAACGGCCGGTATTTTTGCGGACAGGGTCCTGTTGACGCGGCTGGAACCGGCGGCGCTGGCGGTTTGGGCGCTGAGCGCGGTTCTCTATCCCTTCCTCGCGGATTCGGCGGCGGCACGGGCGGGTCGGACGAAAGCGCGGATTTTTATTGCGCTGCTCGGGATCATGTCGCTGGTCGCGCTGACGGTTTGGCGGACGGGGCTCGGGCTGACGAAGGAAAACGCGTTCTGGGGCGAGCCGACGGTCCCGCTTCTCGAATGGCATCTTCTGGTCGTCTGGGCGCTGCTCCTGGCGGCGCTGCGGCTGGCGGTCTGGGGCGGCCTTCGGACTCCATTCGCCGCTCGATATTCGGCATGGCTCATCCCTGTCGCGATCTATTTGACGGCCGCGCTCGTCTGGCTTTCGATCCCGAATCAGCATGGGTTTTTCTCGCCGCCGGGACGCGAACCGAATTTCGAAACGTACCCGTTTTCGGACGGCGCTTTTTACGGTCATTACGCGCGCGCGCTGATGAACGGGATGGGGTTCAAGGGCGCGGATATTCCGCCGCGGCCGCTGTATATCCTGATCCTGGCGCTGTGTCACCTGCCATTCGGCGTCCGCTACGAATCGGTGATCGTTTGCCAGACGCTGATTTTAGCGCTGCTTCCGGTCGTGATCTATCAGGTCGGCGCTGCGCTGCATAGCCGCGGGGCGGGCGCCGCGGCGGCCGCGCTTTGTATTCTTCGCGAGACGCATGGTATTTTCGCGGCGACATACGCGCATAACGTTTCGATCACGAAGTATTTTTTCGCCGACTTGCCGGCGGCGCTGGCGGCGGCGTTTTTTTTCTGGGCGTTGATTCAATATGCGGCCGCGGCGCGTTCCGGTTCGCCGCGCGCGCGGTTTTTCGCGCTGCTCAGCGGCGGGGCGCTGGGGATCCTGACGCTGATCCGAACGCAGAGCCTGATCCTGCTCCTCGTCGCGCTTCCGACCGCGATTTTCGCGAACCGGAACGCTGCGCTGAAGCGGCGCGCGGCCGTCGCCGGATGGCTCGTTCTGGGGCTGGCGCTCTGCGTATCTCCATGGCTGATCCGCAGCCGCGTAATCACCGGCTCGTTCGTCTTTGATCATCCGCGGACCCAGACAGGAGAGCTGGCCGCCAGCTACAATATCGGCGGGTTCGACCTGTCGCGCGAGGACGGGATGAGCGACGGGGCTTATCAGGAGAAGCTTTCCGCCGCGATCCGGCGGAATATAGCGGGCTATCCGGAAGAAATCGCTTCGTTCGTCATCGCGCATTTTTTCAACGCGCTGATCGCGTCGGTTCGCCTTTTCCCGGTTCGGACGGCGCTTTCGCGATATGACGAGCTGGGCGGCGGAACGGCGTTCTGGGAAACGGGGCTGGCGTCGGAAACGCCCGCCGTCGTTTCGATCGGGATGGTTGCCGGCTGCCTGTTGGCGGCGTATGGGATCGCCGCCGCCGTCCGGAAACGGGGGCGGCGCGGCTGCCTTCCGGCGATCGGGCTGATCGTTTTTCATTTCAGCACGGCGCTGGGCCGTTATTCCGCGGGACGTTACCTGATCCCGATGGATTGGGCGATGCTGCTTTACTTCGGGACGGCGCTGGCGGAGCTTCGCGACGACCTGACGCGCGCGGCCGGATGGCGTCCGGTCCGGCGGCGCGTGGACGTTTTCCCGCCCTGTTCGCTCCGTTCTTTTGGAAGTCGCGGCGTCTTCGCTTTAGCGGCGGTGTTGGCGCTCCTCGGAGCGGCGCTTCCGCTGGCGGGGCGACTGTTCCCAGCGACGCTCGTACCGGCGGGGCGCGCGGAAGTCGCGGCGAAATTAGGGCTGAGCGAAACGGATGCCGCGGCGTATGATTACCTGCGGAGCGCGATCGCGATTTATCCGCGCTATTACGAGCCGGGGAGCGGCGAACCGGAGAGCGCGAAGGTTGGCTATGACGCCGCGCCGGAGGGACGGCTGATGTTTCTGACGCTGTCGCCGGGAGGGTTTGGAACGATGCGCCTCAGGACGGACGCCGCGCCGGCTTTTTTCCCGGATAACGCGACGGTTTGGATTGCCGGGAAGACGGACGGCGCGGTGACGGATGTGTCGCTGGTCCTGGTCGAGGCGGGGGATAAATCCGCGCTGATTCAAAGCGGGCCGCGGCGGAAGGAATAAGGGAAAGGATGTCAAGATGAGATTTTTAGTCGCTGGATACGGATCGATCGGCCGCCGGCATTTACGCAACCTGCGCGCCCTGGGGCAGGAGGATCTGGTGTTATTGCGTTCGGGACGCAGTACGCTCCCCGAGGATGAGATCAAAGATGTTCCCGTTGTCAGGACGATCGAAGCAGGGCTTTCCTATTGCCCCGACGGCGTCGTCGTCGCGAACCCCACCGCGCTGCATCTGGCGGTTGCGCTGCCGGCGTTGGCGGCCGGCTGCGCTGTTTTGATGGAAAAGCCGATCGACGGCGGGCTTCAACCGGTTCTCGCGGAGCGGGCGGCGCTTGAAGCGGGGGCGGATCGCTTCCTGATGGGGTTTCAGTACCGGTATCATCCTGGCCTGATCCAGGTACGCAGCCTGATTGCGGAAAATACGATCGGACGCGTCCTTTCCTACCGGATCCACTGGGGCGAATACCTCCCGGAATGGCACCCGTGGGAGGATTACCGCCGCTCGTACGCGGCGCGCGCGGATTTAGGCGGCGGCGTGCTGCGGACCCTCTGCCATCCGCTCGACTATAGCGCCTGGCTCTTCGGCGAACCGGCTCAGCTCTGGGGCTACAGCGGTAAGGTTTCCAATCTGGAGCTTGAGGTCGACGATCTGGCCGAGATCGGGATCCGGCATGAGACAGGGATTGTCGGCTCGATTCATCTGGACTATTTTCGCCGTGCGGCGCGGAACGACATGGAGATCGTCGGCAGCGAGGGCGTTATCCGCTGGCGGAACGACGACGGGCAGGTCTGCGTCCTGAAGCCGGGGCGGACGCCGGATCTCTGGACGCCGCCGGCGGGGTTCGAGCGGAACTGGCTCTTCCTGGAAGAGGCGCGTGAATTTATTGCCGTGGCGCGTCGTACTGCGGAACCGTCCTGCACGGTCGGCGACGGGATTCGCGTGATGCGGATGATTGAGGCTGTGCGGACGTCGATGACGGAGGAGCGCTTTGTCCGGCTGTAAACGGGGCGCAGGAGCGGAGAGCGCGCTTTGTCGCCGGAAGCCGCCCCGGTTGATCCTGCTGGACGCGGGCGCGCTCCTGGCGTATCTGATCCTCGCGATTGCGTTTACCCGCCCGCTTTGGGCGACGTTGACGGACGGGATTATCGGCCGGATTGGCGACAATATCTATTTTATCTGGCTGGTCGGCTGGTTTAAGAAGGCGTATTTTTCGCTCGGCGTCGATCCGATGAATGTCTGGTTCCTGAATTATCCGGCGGGCTGGTCGTTGGCGTCTACCGAAATTGCTCCGGCGCAGCTGGCGATCGCGGTCCCGTTCGCGCTCTTGGGCGGCGAGACGTTCGGGTATAACGCAGCGCTGCTGATCAGCTTCGCGCTGTCGGGCTGGTTCTGCTATCATTGGGTCGCGTCGCTGACCGGATCGCGCCGCGCCGGTTTCCTTTCCGGCGTGATTTTCGCCTGTCTCCCGTATCGTCAGGCGCATTTTCTGGCGGGTCACCTGAACCTGTCCGGGACGCAGTGGCTTCCGCTTTTTTTCTGGGGCTGGTTCGAGATTCTGCGGGCGGATCGCGCGGACGGGCGCGCTGCGCTGTGGCCGGCGCTGCTCGCTGCGTTGGGGCTGGGGCTGACCGCTCTCTGCTCTCAGTATTACGCGTTCATGCTGATATTTCTTTCCGGGTCGCTGATGATCCTGACGCTGGTCCTTCGGGACCGAAAGCGGTTCCGATCGGCGGCGTTCTGGAAGACGCTCGCGGCTTTCGTCGTTTTTTCGCTTCCGCTCCTGATCGTCGCGGAGGCGCCGTTCCTGACGCTGAACGCTTCGGGCGCGCTCCCCGACCGCGATCTTTCCGCCGTTCGGCAGTATTCCGCGTCGGTCAGCGATTTCTTCCTGCCGGCGACGACGCATTTCGCCTGGGGCGGGCGCGTCGGCTCGATATTTCGTCGGGACCTCTGGATCGAATCGACGTTATACCTCGGGGTCGCGGCGCTGGCGCTCTTTTTCGTCGGTCTGACGCTGCGGCGGCGCCCGGGAGGGGAACGGACGCGCTGGCTCTGGTTCCTGCTCTCTGCCGGCGTTCTTCTCAGCGCGCTTCTGGCGATGGGGACCGATCTGCATTGGAACGAGCGTCCGGTCGAACTGCCGCTGCCGTCGGCGCTGGCGGAGCGGCTGGGGCGCGGATCGCTCCCGCTCCTTCTCCCCGGATATTTCCTGTTCCGGTTCGTTCCGTTTTACGCGAAGATCCGGGCGACGATGCGTTTCGGCCTGTTTACCGGACTGTTCGTCGCCGTTGGCGCAGGGTTGGGCGCGGCCCGGCTCCTCGGTCGGACCCGGCGGCGATATGGCACGGCACTTTTTCTGGGCCTGATTTTAATCTGCGTCCTCGATTTTTATCCGAAATCGTTTCCGGAGCGCGCCGAAATCGCGCCGCGTCCGGTCGATCTCTGGCTGGCGGGAGAAGCGGGCGAAGGCGCGGTCATGCGGCTGCCGTTCGCGCTGAACGACGATCAGGCGGCGACGTACGCTACGCTGATTCATGGGAAGCCGTTCGTCGGCGGCTTTTTCAACGCTTTCCCGACGGCGCAGTATCGAAAAATTCGCCCGGTCATGGAGACGTTTCCTTCCATGGAGGCGCTTCAGCTCGCGAAGGAACTGGGCGTCGGTTATTTCATTCTCGAACGCGACGACGCGCTCCCGGAAGCGGAACGCGCCGCCGTCCAGGTCGCGACGGGCGAACGGGCGGAAGCGCTCGGACTGATCCGCCTGTATCAGGACGCGGACGTGATCGTCATGGGTTTTCAGGAGGACGAATGAGGCTCCGGATAAAAAATTCAAATTCATCGCTGCTTTGGGCTGGCGCGCTTGGAAGCGCGTTCGCCGGCGCGCTCCTGCTGTGGGTGAGCATGTCGCAGTCAGTCGGGATCGGCGGCGACGCGGTTATTTATCTCGAATCGGCGCGGAATTTTGCCGCCGGGCGCGGGATCGGACTGATCCAGCCGGACGGTACGTTCCGCCTGATCCCCTATTTCCCGCCGTTTTATCCGATCGTCCTCGCCGGTTTCGCGAAGCTCGGAATGGAAATCCTTTCGGCGGCGAAGCTGATCAATCTGGCCTGCTTTATGCTGATGATCGCGTTGGTCAGCTGGGGCGTCGGGCGGGCGGCGAAGCGCTGGTACGTCGGCTGGCTCTGCGGCGGGCTGCTGGCGGGGTCGCCGATTCTGGTTCCCGGGTATTCATGGGCGATGTCCGAGCCGCTGGCGAATTTATTCGCGGTGGGAGCGCTGGCGTTCCTGCTGCGTTCTTTTGAGGCGGAGGGCTGCGGGGCGTCGTTTGCGTTGTCGATCGGCTGCGCGGCGGCGGCGGCGGCGACGCGCTACTCGATGATCCTTGTCCCGATCGCCGGAGCGGGACTGACGCTGATCCTCGGCCGGAGCCGGACGGCGGCGCGCCGCGTTTTCGCGGCGTTCCTTTATGGGGCGGCGTCGCTGCTCCCGTTGGGGGGATGGATGGCGTATGATCATGCGGTGACGGCGACGACCGCGTCCCGTTCGCTTCTTGACCGTTCGGAGCTGACGCATGAAATTTTTCGCTACCTGCGGGAGATGGGGATCGTAATTCAGGGTTGGTTCGTTCCAGAATCATGGTTGGCGAGGCTCGATTGGCGGGAATTTCCGGCCCTGGCGGCTGCGCTGCTGCTGATCGGGCTGCTGCTGATTGTCCTGATCGCTGCGGCGACGGTTCGCATCGGGGGCGGC includes:
- a CDS encoding prevent-host-death protein, whose amino-acid sequence is MPMIKPITHLRNTTEISNLCHEKKEPLFITKNGYGDLVVMSIEVYEEMFETSQIDTVIREAEEEFAENGVLLDARDALSSLRRKYFG
- a CDS encoding addiction module toxin RelE, giving the protein MRGTRFLLYVGNILDKYLVKIYARAYRDLDSIYAYIAESLSEPDIVLRTINELESAFYRLEDFPDRGSICRKAAYADRGFRQLFVKNYCILYQVLDEKREIHILGVWNMRRNF
- a CDS encoding TIGR00268 family protein, translated to MKPELREKYERLRKILSSFPSAIAAFSAGVDSALLAVVAADVLGDRFSALTILSDFNPPELRAAAEAFAARFGFRHEWIRVEIEEDPEILRNPPDRCYRCKKLMMERIWAIARERGAAVVIEGQNADDGKVYRPGRRAVEETGTRSPLAEAGLTKAEIRALSKELGLPTWNAPASPCLATRIPYNVPIRRADLDRIAEAERSVRELGIADCRVRLIAGIAVIEVAPEDMETVLSAREALNTRLRALDFERCVLDLRGYRSGSFDGGLMTRPGAQRGKR
- a CDS encoding 1-(5-phosphoribosyl)-5-amino-4-imidazole-carboxylate carboxylase encodes the protein MRNQQTSAAETLDLSDGALKKIFESVAAGRLSPDDALARYREKKAEAVGEFAVLDTDRANRTGFPEVIFGQGKSDDQIVTLFRRLRAKNRCVMATRIAADVYGRIQCELPETEYDPLAKILYIRDPEKPLRPGITVITAGTADLPVAAEAALTAELIGNDVLRIQDVGVSGIHRLFNRLDEIRASRVIVVAAGMEGALASVVGGLVSCPVIALPTSVGYGASFNGLAALLTMLNACANGIAVVNIDNGFGAGYLAAKINAMGCDGG